aacGTTATAAGACCAATACCTCTTCTTCAAGGTCCCGCCATCAAATTGGAGCCCAATTTAAAGCCGTTAGTCTTTGGGCGTTACTTGCTGGTAACCCCTTCTATATGGGATTGGGTTGGGGGTGGTGGCTTGAGTCAGGCTTGAGTCGGGGTTGGGGTTGTGGGTGGGGAAGAAGATGATAatgaataaaaagaagaaacatgAAGAGGAAAGAAGCAAATagaaaatttaaaagaaaatataaaaatatttttgtgttttttgttttttaatattcatttttatttttttaagtaaattaTAATCCATGTGTGTCAGACATCAGTGACATGTTAATTAATGAGGCCACGTCAGCCAAGGTCGTCTAAATTGGGCTCCAATTTGATGGCGGGTCCCAATTAACACAAATTAGAACAAAAGGTAAAAATTGCTCATTTTAAACAAGGAGAACCCAAATTGCATAAGCACTAAACATCAGGAGCCGCAACTAcaattaaacatttttttataggcaaaatttATGTTCCAAGATCCAAACTTTGGACCTTCTCCTTTCTAAATCTTATGTCCTAAGCTTCTATTGCTTGAACTATAGTTCGGGACACCTAAGATGATATAGATAAGTGAATGACTTGATATTATTTCCTAATCTATACTTATTCATTTAGTaattgccaaaaaaaaaaattacattaagcTAAGGATACTATGTAGATGAGATAAACATGATTTTATAAGAACGACAATTTAATCTCTCATCATAAGGGTAGAATAAGAATATTATTAAACTTTTTCCTTTGTGTCAGTTTTCATTAGGTTGTTCAAGATGAATCAGACTGAACCGAACCGCAAAAAACGAGtcattttttgcaaaaaaatggGTTGGTTAGCCGAAAATTGGTTTTCGGTTAAAAAAACGGTTTCTGGTGGTTTAGATTAGTCGGTTCCGGCTTGAGCTCCGGACTGACCGAGCCGACCAAACcagattttattaaaaaaaaagagcctAGCCCAAATCTCATGAGAACCCTGACCTTATAATATAAATACTATCATTATCCACATTGTGCCTCCCAAACCCTACCAGCCACCACTTCTCCCCTTAAACCCTAGCAGCCACCATGCGACTCTCAAACCTTAACCGCGATAGCCACCAGCCCACCACTTCTCCTTTCTTCTTGCTGTCAGCATGGACTTCCGATGAGCTACGCCACCACATCCGCTTCTCTCTTCCCCTCGTCGCAACGACCCTCTAAGTCAGCGCCAACCACCACTTATCCTCTGTTGCCTGCTTCACCGTCATCAGGTTCGAGGAGGAACCTTCACGCGCTTCTTTTCTTTTACTGCATCTTCCTTAGATCTGAGTATGGAAGTTGAAGACGATATCAACAGATCTAGGTTTCTTCCATCTGTTGCACTTTCATTAGCCTCAGATCTTTTGCACAAGTGAGTAAAGCTCGACGAGGACAGACGAGAAGACAAAGAAGACACTCACGAAGATGAGGAGTTGAAGAAGACGCTTGCTAGCAGTTTGCCTTACTATTTCATAGTGTCACAGGGGATAAATGACATTGAAAAATAGTCCAGGTGTTCTTATTTGAATGAAAGTGGTACTTAACACAACTATTGTGCTttgttttaatttgtgaaaTTTTGTACTCATCACTGGAAAGCAAAGAATTTCTTCCTCTTCACTATTCTTTTCCTCATCGGTTACCATTTAACCGATCTGATTAACCCGTACCCACAACACCCGAGGTCCGACCAAACCGACGCTTTACACGGACGGTGGCAGACCTGGGTTTTTGGTGATTTTCACCGAACAAAACCGACGCCAGCGGCCAAAACCAACTGTAACCGGCCAATGGACAACCCTAGTTTCATGCCTCATTAGAGAGGATTTCTGAAACTATGGGGTTCACATGTTTTTTTGCCCCTTCCACTTGTTTTCCATTGTGATCCAAACAATAAAAAACTCCCCTTTTCATGTGTAATCCTTCCATCTAACTTCCTTCCTTTCATATTACCGAGAAACAAACGTAGAACAAGAGAAAATTACATTCACCTCTCGTGAAGTATTctaaattcatttttttggtTGAAGCATTCTAAATTCTAATACTTCATTGAGCATCCTTTGTAAAATCTAATTGACACAATTTACCCCTTTTCTAACGGGAGTAGACGGTGACCGACTAGCAGACCTTCACCATTTCAGCACTCACCTCCACCAAGCTCCTTGTCGTCACCCTCCTCCCGGAGCTTCTTGGCCAAAACCTGTCACCGGTCCTCCACAGCACCACCCTTCACCGCCGCAAACAACCACACCGCGCCTCGGAGTCGGAGCTGTCATCACGTCGCACCTGACTTCGTATTCACACAACAAAACTAAATCGGGTATGAAATAATTGCCTTCCTTAACCTCCTCCTATTTTAATTCACACACGTTCCTCCATTCTACCTCTCTTCATTCATTCCCTCTCTCACATTCCATTGCTTTTAATTTGGTTGTTGCAAAGTTTCTTGGTTGTTAATTTTTTGGCAATCGAAACTTGAAAATGCTAGAATACCTCCAATAGAGATTGTCTCTCTCTGATAACGATAAGGAATGTGAGGGATTTTGAATTTTCACAAATTACAGGGGTGTGGCTGCAATTTCCACTAACAATAAATATATGAGAGATGTAATTACTTTAAGACGACTAGTTTGACTTGGACTGTACGAGAGTTGCCAATAAAAAGGTGTAAGGTGTGGCGTTCCAATAACGTGTAGCACGTTCTTGGGCGTGCTTGGGAGAGACATGTCCACTTAATATCATCTAAGAACTTCTGAAGATCAGTCTCATGACGGTCGGTATGGAATACATTATGAAACCAAAATGAAAAGGCGTGGCTTCATCTTACCTGTTTCCTCTGCTCTGCATATTTTCTTTCAACTCCATCCATGTTTTCCTTAAGATCTGATCCCTGTCCAGAGTGGATCTACGATGTCCTTTTGAGTTATTGTGTTAATGATGACTCTGCTAAATCTTTTGCATCACTTCTCTACACCACTCTCACAGAGGCTGGAGTTGATGTTTTCAAGGACGATGGCAAGCTTAGAAGTGGCGATCAGATATCATATTTCTCCTCAGTGCTTCATGCAATCGGAGTTTCTAGAATTTCCATCATTGTTTTCTCAAGAAACTATGCTGCATCTCAATGGTGTATGGAAGAGTTGGAAAAAATAATGGAGTGCCGCAGAACCATATCTCAGAGGGTAATCCCTGTATTCTATGAAGTAGATCCCTCTGATGTATTTATGCAAGAAGGTGCGTTTGGAGAAGGTTTTGAAGACAAATTGATAAGTTGGAGGGCAGCTCTCAGTGAAGCTAACAACATATTAGGACTTCACTCAGTGGATTCAAGGTAATCAAGTTATATTTTGCATTTGGTTTTGATTTTTGCTCTCCATATTTATGCTTTTAGGCTCTGATTGGCATATCTAGCTGATCACCACCCGGAAGCGGTAGCATGTCCTTCCCATCAAATGTTTTTCGCGAGATTCGAATTCGTGCACTCATTCTTACGTGAGTTTAACTTGCTTATCACTAGACCAATACCTTGTTGATATTTTatactaatttaaaaataattattactttAAAAATAAGGTTTAAGCTAGTTGAAATATCTTGTCAAACAAAGCCTTTGTTACTATTATTAACAATGtgatttttaaatgaaaattgtTTTGTTCACACTTGTAATAATTgccatgagactaatctctcAACCCCACAGTCAGCGCTCTAAGCGCTAGGGGACCAAAGAGTTATTTTCttgcattttcttttcttttgaatGATGGACTGAAGCACCCTAGTGCTCCATATTAATatatttggcttataaaaaaagagaaaagagaataaTAAGAGTGtgaatatatcattactctttttAAATATCCCAAAATATATACCTCcttcttctaatttttttcatgttacaacctattttattttttattttcattttcttcttatgTTTTTTGCTCATTTGGGACCGggcattttttaatatttttctggGCTGGGGTTGACATGATAATTTGAATTCAAAGAATGTATTTCCTACAGTGTTCTTCACTTCTTTGTTCACTTAGAATAATTAAATAGTTAGTTTTATATGATTATTATACAAATGATTTGATTTTACATGTAAAATACAATTGGGAGAGAGAACTTTTTGTCCACTGAGTTGGGATTGTACATGTTAAGGCAGACTTGCTAGCAGAGAATTGCTCTTTGGTTCACATTCTGTTAGAAATCATACGTTAGATCCACACACCACCACAAAACCCTAAGCTTAAGGTGAAAGGTGGGTGTGATCTAAGTTATATATACACTCTTTCCTTTTCTAATCTAGGCAATGTGGGACTCGTTTGAGTCACCACTTGTTATTTTCTATTACATTCTATAGGAGGGAACACGACGAGATCAACAAAGTAGTTGAAGATGTTATGGAAGATGTTAAGGCAGACTTGCTAGCCTTCAGACAATCGAAGGATCTAGTGGGGATAGAATCTCGTGTGCAAGATGTGGTTCGACTGCTGAACAGCCAACAATCACAACATCCACAAATACTAGGGATATGGGGTATGGCAGGGATAGGTAAAACAACCATTGCCAAAGAAGTTTTTTCTCGAATTGGTCATGGTTTTGAGGCTCTTGTATTCCTTAATAATGTCAGGGAATGCACACTAGAACATGGGTTGCTTTCTTTACAGCATAAGCTTCTTTCTACAATCTTCGAAACAGAAGAACTACAGCTACATTCAATTGAATCAGCAAAAAAGATACTGCGGGAAAGActtcatgatagaaaaataCTTGTTATACTTGATGACGTGAATGAGCCAGAGCAGCTAAATGCTCTGTGTGGAAGTCGTGACTGGTTTAGTTCGGGCAGTGTTATAATCGTCACCACAAGAGATAGGCGTCTACTCAAGACGCTTGGAGTTGACCATGTGTATAGAGTGCCAGAGCTGGACCAAATTGAGTCTCTTGAGCTTTTTTGTTGGCGTGCATTCAGCCAAGCAAGTCCTGGAGAAGATTTTGTTGAACTTTCCAGAAAAGTAGTTGCTTACTCTGGGGGATTGCCACTAGCTCTTAAAGTCACTGGGCGCACTGTGTTTGGAAGTGACGCATCAGAGTGGAAGAGTCTGTTACCCAAACTCAAAAGAGATCTCGATCACAAACTTTACCGAGTTCTAAAAAGTTGTTTTGATGATTTAGACGAGACAGCTAAAGTAGTAGGCCTTGATATAGCATGTTTCTATAGCGGGATGGACCGAAATGAAGTGATACAGATGTATGCATTTTCAGCAGAAGTTGCATTACAAGTTCTTCAAGACCAAAGccttttaattattaatgagAATAACAAGCTCAGAATGCACGTTCTGCTGCAACATGCGGGAAGAGAATTCCAAAAGGAGAAGGTGTTGCAGAAGGTTGCTCTGGTACGTATAGGttattgtgtgtgtgtgtgtgtatctTCAACAAGAAGAAAACTGCTAACTAACACTATATCTAAATGCtctttgatattttatttttaatttcaggGAAAAATCTACGACGTGTTCTTGAGTTTCAGAGGGAAAGACAGTCGCCCAAAATTCGTTTCACATCTCCATACCTCTCTCGAAAATGCTGGAATATATGTTTTCAGAGATGATGATGAAATTCGGCGGGGAGATACGATCTCAGACTCATTACTGCGAAGTCTCAGACAATCTAGAATTTGTATTGTTGTTCTGTCAAAACATTATGCTAATTCAAAATGGTGCATGCTAGAGTTGGAGAACATAATGGAATATCGCCAAACCATGGGTCTGGTGGTTGTGCCAGTGTTCTACGAGGTAGATCCCTCAGATGTACGTCATCAAGCAGGTGAGTTTGGAAAAGCTTTTGAGGATCTTATAACAAGAACCTCACTGGATGAAGAAGACGACACTGTGCAAAATTGTAGGACAGCACTCCTTCAAGTTGGTGGCATAGCAGGTGTTGTCATCATAAATTCCAGGTagtttagttttagttttttatctatatatttaaccttatgaaaaaaaattaaacctgtgTTTTGATTTTTGTGGTATTTCAAATTGTCTAACATTGGAATATCATCCAAAATAATTGAATGTCTCTCGGAAGTGATTTTTGTGCAATGCcatgaaataaaatttaattttagtgtACTGTTTTACTTTTATAGTGATTCTTTTAATTACTCCAACACTGCTTCTACCATGAACCACAACTTGGCAGCTCTTTCTTCTTTCCCATGGTTCTCGTTTTATGCAATGGCAAATTGGCAATCACTCAAAGTCAAATAAGTTGTCTTTTCTCTCACATGTTACCCCTCAACATTAtaaattgaaagttgaaacgAAATTAGATTTGATGTGTGAAAAACTTAATAATAAGTGTCAATTGTTTATTAGAGAACAGTACCAACAAAACATATGGTACTGTACGTAAGTTTTGTCCTAGATCCACCTGAATAAATAAGATGTTCACGTGGATACAAGCGGAGCTGTCAACTTTTCTCAATTAGATCTCCTCTTCTTTTGTATTTTATGACCACCCCAGTTTGTATAATGGTAATATGATCATTTATGCACTAATTCTAGGGTTCATATTTTACAGGAACGAAAGTGAGGATGTCAAGAAAGTAGTTGAAGATGTTACTGATTTGCTTGGCAAGACAGACTTATTCGTTGCTGAGCACCCAGTGGGGGTAGAAGCTCGTATTCAAGATGTGATTCAACTTTTGCATAGTCATCAATCCAAAGCTCCTTTGCTACTTGGGATATGGGGGATGGGGGGGCTGGGCAAAACAACCATTGTAAAAGCTGTTTATAATCAAATTCGTCGTGATTTTGAGGCTAAGAGCTTCCTCCTAAATGTCAGAGAAGTTTGCGAACAAAATAATGGTATAGTTTCTTTACAACAGAAGCTTCTTTCTGATATCTACAAAACAACCAAGATAAAGATAGATAATGTTGAATCAGGAAGAGTGGAATTGAAGAGAAGACTTAGCCAGAAGAAAATATTTCTTGTGCTTGATGATGTCAATAGATTGGACCAACTGGCTTCTTTGTGTGGAAGTTGTGAATGGTTTGGCCAAGGAAGTAGAATTATCATCACAACCAGAGATGAAAATATAGTCAGCAGGGCATTTGGAGTTGAGCTTGTATATAGAATAAAAGAAATGGATGAGAAGGAATCTCTTGAGCTTTTTAGTTGGCATGCATTTAAACAACCAATTCCTGGAGAAGGCTATGCTGACCTTTCAAGAGATGTAGTTGAGTACTGTGGGGGATTGCCGCTAGCTCTTCAAGTAATCGGGTCCTTTTTGTTGACTAGGAGGAGGACTacagagtggaagaatgtgctggAGAAACTCAAAGTGATTCCCAATGGTGAAGTAATGGAGAAGCTAAAAATAAGTTTTGATGGTTTAAGTGATGATGATATTAAAGAAATATTCCTTCACTTAGCTTTTTTCTTTATCGGGATGGACCAACATGATGTAATTAAGATATTGAAAGACTGCGAGCATTTTGCAGAAATTGGAATAAGTGTGCTTGTACAACAAAGCCTTGTAACTATTGATAGGAAGAACAGGATCGGAATGCATGATTTGCTACGAGACATGGGAAGAGAAATCGTCCGCAAGAAATCAGTAGATGGGGGCAAGGAGCCTAGTAGATTATGGCATTACCAGGATCTGGATTTTGTATTATCAAAAGATACTGTAAGAACTTCCTGCATCTACTGTTTTTGTTTCTAAAATATCTAAACTCAGAGGATGCTAAATGACCTTTGATGACCCAGTTATTTCTTGTCCTATTTTCTCAGTAATTGTGAATATATATTATCTTTGATTGTGAATCGTCTTGTGCTACTTGGTTCCCAGTAACAGATTATGGGCTTCAAACCTCTTAGTTTTATTCAGTTGCACTAGTAGATGTGTCTCATTTTGTTCATTTTGTTTCGCAGAGAAAGACAGATGTTCAGGGACTGACTTTGAAGTCTCCAGAAATGGATACAACTTATAACTTCGAAGCCAAAGCATTTGAGAAGATGGATAAACTTAGATTGCTTCAACTTGCTGGCGTGAAAATTGATGGAGATTACAAGTATCTTTCAAAAGATCTTAGATGGCTTTGCTGGCATAGATTTCCTTTAAAATACACACCAACAGACTTTCATCAACAAAGTTTAGTTGCCATTGACTTCAAATATTCCAATCTGGAACAAGTTTGGAAGAAGTCCCAGGTACAAgttataattcttttttttatacttttaaaGATAGAGTTTAAACTGTTGGACGTCTTTagatgatttttttcttttttcatcaaATTTTCCTATGCTGTTGTcaacaaatatttttaaatttgttttatGTAGTTGCTGAAGAAGCTGAAATTTCTGAATCTTAGTCATTCTCCTAACTTGAGACAAACTCCAGACTTTTCAAACTTACCAAATCTTGAAAAGTTAGTACTTAAAGACTGTTCTAGTTTGTCTTCGATTTCTCATACTATTGGAAATCTCAATGAACTGGTTCTGCTAAATTTGAAGAACTGTACAAGCCTTCATTCACTTCCAAAAAGCATCTATAAGTTGAAGTCATTAAAAACTCTTATTTTGTCTGGATGTTCAAAAATTGACAAGTTGGAAGAGGATATAGAACAGATGGAATCTTTAACCATCCTGGTTGCAGATAACACTGCAATAACAAGAGTTCCCTTTGCTGTAGTGAGATCCAAAAGCATTGGATATATTTCTTTGTGCGGCTATGAAGGATTCTCACGTGATGTATTTCCATCAATTATACGATCTTGGATGTCTCCaactaataatattttattccaAGTTCAAACATCTTCTATGGGCATGTCATCCCTTGATATCTTGTATGAACAAAACAGTAGTTCATCAGGTCTATTCTATGCTCTAAAGGATCTTCAGAAGCTTCGACGCCTTTGGGTGAAGTGCGACTCAGAAGTTCAGCTGAATGAATGTGTAGAAAGAATTTTGGATGCACTAAAAATCACAAATTGTGCGGAATTAGAAGCAACACCAAGCACATCTCAAGTCTCAAACAATAGTTCTGCTTTACTTGATTGTCACAATCAAGTTCGCATTTCAGGGTCAAAACTTTCGTCGACTTCTCTTTTGATACAAATGGGAATGAACTGCCGTGTCTTCAATACTCTTAAAGAAACTATTTTACAGGTTCTCTCtctgtctttcttctttttacaAGCATAATAGTACAAATGAGTTTATTTTATACATCacaattttaaaatgttttatAGACTTACTCATGttgaataatttaattttatacatGCATGTACACTGTACAGATGTCCCCCATTGAGTCTGGTTTACTTCCCAGTGACGACTATCCTGATTGGTTAACATTCAATAGTGATTGTTCTTCTGTAACTTTTGAAGTCCCTCAAGTGGATGGGCGCAACTTGAGGACAATCATGTTCATTGTCTATTCTTCTTCCCCAGACAATATCACATCAGAAGGCCTGAAAAATGTGTTGATGATAAATTGCACAAAGAACACCATTCAGCTCTATAAGAAAGGTGCATTAGGATCCTTTAATGAAGAGGAGTGGCAGAAAGTAGTATCAAACATAGAACCTGGTAACAAAGTGAAGGTGGTTGTCTTTTTTGAGAAAGAATTCATTGTGAAGAAGACATCAGTTTATCTCATATATGATGTGCCAACTGACCAAAAGACAGAACACTGCCATGAGCCAGATAAGAGTGTTCCTGTTTCCGGTGGTGATGAAAATGTTAGTAATAATAGGCTAAATTTAGGCTCATTCTATATGATATTTTTTCATATTGTTATGCAAGTAAGCATTGATTCAACTCTTTCTTCAAAATAGTGTTAAAAGTTTTCCTACTCTTTATATATTTGTCTCAGGACTTTTCTCAACCTGAAGGTAGCAACGCTGATCCACCTCCTtgcttaaagaaaaagaaaatcaagCATAAGGATACTCAAAAACCAATTCCTAATGACATTGTTGAGAAATTTCCAGAGGTAAACTCGTTaaatttatcttttaaaatatttcCAATTTGAGCTTTGAACTTTgttctttttactttttttcagtataaaaccaCAGAATCCTTCTTCTGTAAAATTTCAAACTCGAATTCcttcttctatttctttttctttgagcTCTGATGGCAGTTTGGAAGTTGACCATTTATTTTTGGCTTTGGCTTTGTAGATACCTGGAGGTGAAGCTGTATATGTTTATAGAGAGGCTGATCGAAACGTTCCCCCAGGtccaaatttttctttaaactCTGAACCTTATGATTTTGTCAATTATGAACCAGTCACATTAACTCCTAAAATTCCTGTAGAAACTCAAGGTCCTCAAATTCCTCCTTCTGGTATTCCCACTCGAACCAACATAGAAGTTCCTTCTCCTCCAATAGAAAATCCACTCAAAGAAGCTGCTGTTTCTGAAAATGAGCCTCTTCAGAATCCATTTCCAAAGATTGTTAATCCTTCAGGTCCAACTTCTGAAGCTCAAATTCTTGATACTTTGAATGAACCAACTGTTCAACAACAAGAATCTCCTCCATGTCCCTCTTTAAACATAAAAGATTATGAAAAGATGCTTGAAGATGACCCCTTTCAACTTATGATGAAAATCATTTCGAAAGAGATTCATTTCTCTGACACTAAACAAATTAGCACCAAGACTTCTGAGTCTTCAACATCTACTCCTCTTCCCATGTTGATCAACCAACTGAAGGAGCTTATATTTTCAGTGGACTTAATCGAAGCATTACCGTCGAACACCTTTCTGAGCAATCAAATTCGGAAGGTAATGGATGAGATTGAGGTTCATCAAGATAAACTCAAAGCTTACCGAGATATAGGAGTTGGAAATTTCTGTTATTGGTACAATGATCTTACTTCAACCAtagatcaaataaaaaattcaaaactctTTATATTCCAACTTGAAGCTGATCAGGAGGAAATTAGACAAAAGTTAATGAAAACTCGAAGCAAGTATGATGGTGCTATTGCTGCAGTTTTGATGGGGGCTTCGAGACGTTGTGAAATCAAGAATGAAATTCAATCACTCAAGCAACAAATTTCTGAGCTTGAGAAGGAAGATGCTTTGATTATTGAGGAAGAACTTAAATGTGAGGATCAAAAGAGAAACATCATTGAGGAAATCAAAGTCTTATCTAAAGAGGCTCTTGAGAAAGGTAAAGAAACTGCTGCCCtccagaaaaagaagaagaagcatgaaTCTGTACTTGAAGCTCTTCGAAAGACTTATGAAGAGATGAAGTTCAAGCAAACTTTTTAGTCTATAATCTGTGGTTTTCCTTTCTAAGAGTTGGTCTTGTGAATCTCTTGTACATATTTGAAGCCTATAacacttttttaaatttttctatAAAGCTTTTGATGGAACTGCCCTGAAACATTCTGGAAAAACAGATGTGAATTTACTTTGAAGAGCGTCCAATTTTAAGCTCCATCCTTGTTGGCCTACCAAAAGAGTTTCCAATTTGCATTCTGAGAGGCCATCGGAGCCTCCAAATACTTTCATGGAGTGCAGTTACCTCCAATTTACACTTGAATCAAATTTGTTGCCGAAAGATGGCaaacaatgataacaacaacTAACAGAAGCACATGGATCCCATTTTCCCCCAAGTGCAATTGAAATAGGTTCCATAATAATTTCTTTGGAAATAATAGTATGCATTAAAAATCCTTCACTGATAAAATTAATGAGTACACTATAAGTTCTCCTAGAACTATGGGGTACCATAAAATACAATTTTTCATAATAAGGTTGATATCAATATAATGAATGACCTTACCAATGGGTGCACTAGCATACACAATAGGGAAAGCAAAACCTCAAATGAAATATATCAAGACTAGTGTGtttcacccgtgcgttgcacggcggaTTTTTATTTTCAGATTTTACCTATCATGATTGATATAAAATAAACAATAGtttcacaaaaaaaacaaagatatGATTTTCGTGATTGAAATACAACGATGACAAAAATGTTATAAATTGAAGATTTAAGTACAGgtaaacaaacaaacaacaccAATTAACGAACGATATAGTATTGGAGTCAACtactatttaaaatatatagatTAGTCTAATGAGTAGATGAATGTCTTGATAAAAATCTTTAAAGTTGACTATCTAGGGAATTCAAGTCTTCTCAAACCATGAAACTGCAAATACATAGATTT
This is a stretch of genomic DNA from Lotus japonicus ecotype B-129 chromosome 1, LjGifu_v1.2. It encodes these proteins:
- the LOC130729137 gene encoding uncharacterized protein LOC130729137 isoform X1, whose translation is MFSLRSDPCPEWIYDVLLSYCVNDDSAKSFASLLYTTLTEAGVDVFKDDGKLRSGDQISYFSSVLHAIGVSRISIIVFSRNYAASQWCMEELEKIMECRRTISQRVIPVFYEVDPSDVFMQEGAFGEGFEDKLISWRAALSEANNILGLHSVDSSHHLLFSITFYRREHDEINKVVEDVMEDVKADLLAFRQSKDLVGIESRVQDVVRLLNSQQSQHPQILGIWGMAGIGKTTIAKEVFSRIGHGFEALVFLNNVRECTLEHGLLSLQHKLLSTIFETEELQLHSIESAKKILRERLHDRKILVILDDVNEPEQLNALCGSRDWFSSGSVIIVTTRDRRLLKTLGVDHVYRVPELDQIESLELFCWRAFSQASPGEDFVELSRKVVAYSGGLPLALKVTGRTVFGSDASEWKSLLPKLKRDLDHKLYRVLKSCFDDLDETAKVVGLDIACFYSGMDRNEVIQMYAFSAEVALQVLQDQSLLIINENNKLRMHVLLQHAGREFQKEKVLQKVALGKIYDVFLSFRGKDSRPKFVSHLHTSLENAGIYVFRDDDEIRRGDTISDSLLRSLRQSRICIVVLSKHYANSKWCMLELENIMEYRQTMGLVVVPVFYEVDPSDVRHQAGEFGKAFEDLITRTSLDEEDDTVQNCRTALLQVGGIAGVVIINSRNESEDVKKVVEDVTDLLGKTDLFVAEHPVGVEARIQDVIQLLHSHQSKAPLLLGIWGMGGLGKTTIVKAVYNQIRRDFEAKSFLLNVREVCEQNNGIVSLQQKLLSDIYKTTKIKIDNVESGRVELKRRLSQKKIFLVLDDVNRLDQLASLCGSCEWFGQGSRIIITTRDENIVSRAFGVELVYRIKEMDEKESLELFSWHAFKQPIPGEGYADLSRDVVEYCGGLPLALQVIGSFLLTRRRTTEWKNVLEKLKVIPNGEVMEKLKISFDGLSDDDIKEIFLHLAFFFIGMDQHDVIKILKDCEHFAEIGISVLVQQSLVTIDRKNRIGMHDLLRDMGREIVRKKSVDGGKEPSRLWHYQDLDFVLSKDTRKTDVQGLTLKSPEMDTTYNFEAKAFEKMDKLRLLQLAGVKIDGDYKYLSKDLRWLCWHRFPLKYTPTDFHQQSLVAIDFKYSNLEQVWKKSQLLKKLKFLNLSHSPNLRQTPDFSNLPNLEKLVLKDCSSLSSISHTIGNLNELVLLNLKNCTSLHSLPKSIYKLKSLKTLILSGCSKIDKLEEDIEQMESLTILVADNTAITRVPFAVVRSKSIGYISLCGYEGFSRDVFPSIIRSWMSPTNNILFQVQTSSMGMSSLDILYEQNSSSSGLFYALKDLQKLRRLWVKCDSEVQLNECVERILDALKITNCAELEATPSTSQVSNNSSALLDCHNQVRISGSKLSSTSLLIQMGMNCRVFNTLKETILQMSPIESGLLPSDDYPDWLTFNSDCSSVTFEVPQVDGRNLRTIMFIVYSSSPDNITSEGLKNVLMINCTKNTIQLYKKGALGSFNEEEWQKVVSNIEPGNKVKVVVFFEKEFIVKKTSVYLIYDVPTDQKTEHCHEPDKSVPVSGGDENDFSQPEGSNADPPPCLKKKKIKHKDTQKPIPNDIVEKFPEIPGGEAVYVYREADRNVPPETQGPQIPPSGIPTRTNIEVPSPPIENPLKEAAVSENEPLQNPFPKIVNPSGPTSEAQILDTLNEPTVQQQESPPCPSLNIKDYEKMLEDDPFQLMMKIISKEIHFSDTKQISTKTSESSTSTPLPMLINQLKELIFSVDLIEALPSNTFLSNQIRKVMDEIEVHQDKLKAYRDIGVGNFCYWYNDLTSTIDQIKNSKLFIFQLEADQEEIRQKLMKTRSKYDGAIAAVLMGASRRCEIKNEIQSLKQQISELEKEDALIIEEELKCEDQKRNIIEEIKVLSKEALEKGKETAALQKKKKKHESVLEALRKTYEEMKFKQTF